The genomic stretch GTAGTTAAGTTTAGAACTAGTTTGAAATCTGATTTAGCTAAAGTAATTTTAGCTAATACAATTACTCTTACCCCTGGAACTTTGACAATAGAGATTAATAGGGATGAATTTATAGTACATGTAATTAATAGAGAAAGTATAAAGGGGCTTTTCTCTAATGAAATAGAGAAGTTATTATCTAAAATAGAGGAGAATTGATATGGGGTTAGTTTTTAAATTAGCTATTGGGACAATGATTTTTACTAGTTTTCTCTGTTTTTATCGAGGAATTTTAGGTCCTAGTGCAGTTGATAGAATTATTGTAGTAAATACTATTAATACTAAAGTAGTAGTTATTTTAGGGTTATCTTCGTGTTTATTTGATAACTATTTTTATTTAGATGTAGCTATGGTTTATGCTATGATGAGTTTTATTTTTACAATTGCTGTTGCTAAATATAAACAGAAGGGTAAATTATTTTAAGACGTTCTATGTCAAGTAAAAGTTTTACAAGTTAAAAAATGGAAATAAATTCGAGCTAAGAATCCCCAAAGTGAATAGATAAGTTTTTA from Sporohalobacter salinus encodes the following:
- a CDS encoding monovalent cation/H+ antiporter complex subunit F, yielding MGLVFKLAIGTMIFTSFLCFYRGILGPSAVDRIIVVNTINTKVVVILGLSSCLFDNYFYLDVAMVYAMMSFIFTIAVAKYKQKGKLF